Proteins co-encoded in one Hyla sarda isolate aHylSar1 chromosome 4, aHylSar1.hap1, whole genome shotgun sequence genomic window:
- the ASB7 gene encoding ankyrin repeat and SOCS box protein 7 — translation MWRKSRAWRMLHHHCRRNPELQEELRIQGAVAVGDVHTVRTMLEQGYSPNGRDTNGWTLLHFSAARGKERCVRVFLEHGADPTVKDLIGGFTALHYAAMHGRARIARLLLESEHRSDIINAKSNDGWTPLHVAAHYGRDSFVTLLLEFKAEVDPLSDKGTTPLQLAIIRERSSCVKILLDHNANIDIQNGFLLRYAVLKSNHSYCRMFLQRGADTNLGRLEDGQTPLHISALRDDVLCAQMLYNYGADTNTRNYEGQTPLDVSLSISETSRPCLDFLQDVWRQPRHLQDLCRIKIRYCIGLQNLKLLEELPIARVMKDYLKHKFDDI, via the exons ATGTGGAGGAAGAGCAGAGCGTGGAGGATGTTACATCATCACTGCCGCAGGAATCCTGAGTTACAGGAGGAACTGCGGATCCAGGGGGCTGTGGCTGTCGGCGATGTCCACACTGTCCGCACAATGTTGGAACAGGGTTACTCCCCAAATGGCCGTGATACCAATGGATGGACTCTTCTGCACTTCTCAGCAGCCAGAGGAAAAGAAAGATGTGTTAGAGTATTCCTGGAACATGGAG CGGACCCCACGGTAAAGGATCTGATTGGTGGCTTCACAGCGTTGCACTATGCTGCAATGCATGGACGGGCTCGGATTGCACGCCTTCTGCTGGAGTCAGAGCACCGCAGTGACATCATTAACGCCAAGAGCAATGACGGCTGGACGCCCCTGCATGTGGCTGCCCACTATGGCAGAGACTCCTTTGTTACACTGCTATTAGAGTTCAAGGCTGAAGTTGACCCTTTAAGTGACAAGGGCACAACTCCCTTGCAGCTTGCTATTATTCGGGAAAGATCCAGCTGTGTGAAGATCCTACTGGACCATAATGCCAATATTGATATTCAAAACGGGTTCTTACTACGCTATGCCGTGCTCAAAAGTAACCATTCTTACTGTCGCATGTTTCTCCAAAGAGGTGCTGATACGAACTTAGGGCGACTAGAGGATGGACAGACCCCCCTTCACATTTCAGCACTCCGGGATGACGTCCTGTGTGCACAGATGTTGTACAATTATGGTGCAGATACGAACACTAGGAACTATGAgggtcagaccccactagatGTATCACTGAGCATCTCTGAAACTAGCCGGCCCTGTCTGGATTTTCTACAGGATGTATGGA GGCAACCCCGACATTTGCAGGATTTATGCCGGATTAAAATTCGCTACTGTATTGGACTGCAGAACCTCAAGCTACTGGAGGAGCTCCCCATTGCCAGGGTCATGAAGGACTACCTAAAACACAAGTTTGATGACATCTGA